The following proteins come from a genomic window of Thiothrix unzii:
- a CDS encoding type IV pilus twitching motility protein PilT, which yields MDITQLLAFGVKNNASDLHLSGGMPPMIRVDGEMRKINLPVLEHKEVHALVYDIMNDHQRKTYEEHWECDFSFEIPGVARFRVNAFNQNRGAGAVFRTIPSKVLTLDQLGAPSIFRKIADNPRGLVLVTGPTGSGKSTTLAAMVDYKNDTDYGHILTIEDPIEFVHQSKKSLVNQREVHRDTRGFENALRSALREDPDTILVGEMRDLETIRLALTAAETGHLVFGTLHTTSAPKTIDRIVDVFPAAEKDMVRSMLSESLQAVISQTLLKKKGGGRVAAHEILIGTRAIRNLIRENKIAQMRSSMQTGQTDGMQTLDQSLKALVMKGLVDRNDARRKADSPDSI from the coding sequence ATGGACATTACCCAACTGCTGGCCTTTGGCGTGAAAAACAACGCCTCCGACTTGCACCTTTCCGGCGGAATGCCGCCCATGATTCGTGTTGATGGCGAAATGCGCAAAATCAACTTACCCGTGCTAGAGCACAAGGAAGTCCACGCGCTCGTCTACGACATTATGAACGACCATCAACGCAAAACCTATGAAGAACACTGGGAATGCGATTTCTCGTTTGAAATCCCCGGCGTGGCACGCTTCCGGGTGAATGCGTTTAACCAAAATCGCGGCGCGGGTGCGGTATTTCGTACCATCCCCAGCAAAGTGTTGACGCTGGATCAGCTCGGCGCACCCAGCATTTTCCGTAAAATTGCTGACAATCCACGCGGTTTAGTGCTGGTTACAGGGCCGACAGGTTCGGGCAAATCCACCACCCTTGCGGCAATGGTCGATTACAAAAACGACACCGATTACGGGCATATCCTCACCATTGAAGACCCGATTGAATTCGTGCACCAAAGCAAAAAAAGCTTGGTCAACCAACGTGAAGTCCACCGCGATACCCGTGGGTTTGAAAACGCGCTGCGTTCTGCATTGCGTGAAGACCCGGACACCATTTTGGTCGGGGAAATGCGTGACCTCGAAACCATCCGACTGGCATTGACCGCAGCGGAAACCGGGCATCTGGTATTTGGCACATTGCACACCACCTCTGCCCCGAAAACCATTGACCGTATTGTCGATGTGTTCCCGGCGGCGGAAAAAGACATGGTGCGGTCGATGTTGTCCGAATCGTTACAGGCGGTGATTTCCCAAACCCTGCTCAAGAAAAAAGGCGGCGGTCGGGTAGCCGCGCATGAAATTTTAATCGGTACACGCGCTATCCGTAACCTGATTCGTGAAAACAAGATTGCCCAGATGCGCTCATCCATGCAAACCGGGCAAACCGACGGAATGCAAACCCTTGACCAATCACTGAAAGCGTTGGTCATGAAGGGTTTAGTTGACCGCAACGATGCCCGCCGCAAAGCGGATAGCCCGGATAGTATTTAG
- a CDS encoding PilT/PilU family type 4a pilus ATPase, with product MDRDAAVSYVHKLLATMLEKGGSDLYITAEAPPSIKLDSELVALTNQPLNESNARMLVRSIMNDRQLKQFEEDMESNFAISLPGKARFRVNTFTQRGCAGMVLRHIPNHIPDLKTLNLPPVLRDIAMTKRGLVVMVGATGSGKSTTLASMVDYRNENSKGHIVTIEDPIEFVHAHKGCLITQREVGVDTASYEIAMKNTLRQAPDVILLGEIRDRETMEYAIAYAETGHLCLSTLHANSSNQAIDRIINFFPEERRNQLLMDLSLNLKAVVSQRLVRKAKDDGRLPAVEVVINTPLMADLILKGDVPGMKDLTAKSREHGMRTFDQALFDLIETRKITVHEGLRHADSQNDLRLRLKLESRFAKDNDFFKGLDDMSMEPLEQRLK from the coding sequence ATGGATCGTGATGCTGCCGTCAGTTACGTACACAAATTACTTGCCACCATGCTCGAAAAAGGCGGCTCTGATTTATACATCACCGCTGAAGCCCCGCCGTCAATCAAACTCGACAGCGAATTGGTCGCGCTGACCAATCAGCCGTTAAATGAAAGCAATGCGCGGATGCTGGTGCGTTCGATTATGAATGACCGCCAGTTAAAACAGTTTGAAGAAGACATGGAATCCAATTTCGCGATTAGCTTACCGGGCAAAGCGCGATTCCGGGTCAATACTTTCACCCAACGCGGCTGTGCGGGCATGGTGTTACGCCATATTCCCAACCACATTCCCGATTTAAAAACGCTGAATTTACCGCCAGTCTTACGTGACATTGCCATGACCAAACGTGGTCTGGTGGTCATGGTCGGGGCAACGGGTTCGGGTAAATCCACCACGCTGGCTTCAATGGTGGATTACCGTAATGAAAATTCTAAAGGCCACATTGTCACCATTGAAGACCCGATTGAGTTCGTCCACGCACATAAAGGTTGTTTGATTACGCAACGCGAAGTTGGGGTGGATACCGCCAGTTACGAAATTGCCATGAAAAACACGCTACGCCAAGCTCCAGACGTTATTTTACTGGGGGAAATTCGTGACCGTGAAACCATGGAATACGCGATTGCCTATGCAGAAACCGGGCACTTATGCTTATCAACGTTGCACGCTAATAGCTCCAACCAAGCGATTGACCGCATTATTAACTTCTTCCCGGAAGAACGTCGTAACCAATTACTGATGGATTTATCCCTCAATCTCAAAGCGGTGGTCTCGCAACGCCTAGTGCGCAAAGCCAAAGACGACGGGCGTTTACCGGCGGTTGAAGTGGTGATCAATACCCCGTTAATGGCTGATTTAATCCTCAAAGGCGACGTGCCGGGGATGAAAGATTTAACCGCTAAATCCCGAGAACACGGAATGCGCACCTTTGACCAAGCCCTGTTCGATTTGATTGAAACCCGCAAAATCACCGTGCATGAAGGCTTACGCCACGCCGATTCGCAAAACGATCTGCGGCTGCGTCTCAAGCTGGAAAGCCGCTTTGCCAAAGATAATGACTTCTTCAAAGGGCTGGATGACATGAGCATGGAACCGTTGGAGCAACGCCTGAAATGA
- a CDS encoding PilT/PilU family type 4a pilus ATPase, producing the protein MTATIPPTETHGHRIHPLLHMMVKQGASDLYLTTGANASIKVRGQLRSISREPMRPGNIRQLAEEILAANELDNFYADRELNKGYSMPGVGRFRMNFYFQRGEVSMVIRHIRSEIPTPESLNLPLVLNDLVMQKSGLILFIGSTGSGKSTSMAALIQRRNEHHQGHILTIEDPIEYTFHHNRSIIGQREVGFDTLSYANAMREAMREAPDMIMVGEVRDTETMSAVLGFADTGHLVLSTLHATNVIQALERILYLFPSENKSRILMDLSLNLRAIVAQRLVPGKQDSLHLAAEVLINTPYVAELIRKGNLNDLRDIIAKGGSDGMQSFDQALLKLYREEHISKARALEYASSRNDMEWQLNFGAGETTNGASKPQMPEIIDGIAA; encoded by the coding sequence ATGACCGCCACTATTCCCCCGACCGAAACCCACGGACACCGCATTCACCCGCTGCTGCATATGATGGTGAAACAGGGTGCTTCTGACTTGTATTTAACCACAGGCGCGAACGCTTCGATTAAAGTGCGCGGGCAATTACGCTCCATTAGCCGCGAACCGATGCGCCCCGGTAATATCCGTCAACTTGCTGAAGAAATCCTTGCAGCCAATGAGTTAGATAACTTTTATGCCGATCGCGAACTCAACAAAGGCTATTCAATGCCCGGTGTTGGGCGTTTCCGCATGAATTTTTATTTTCAGCGCGGGGAAGTGTCGATGGTCATCCGCCATATCCGCTCGGAAATTCCTACGCCGGAAAGTTTAAATTTACCGCTGGTGTTAAATGATTTGGTAATGCAAAAATCCGGGCTGATTTTATTCATTGGCTCGACCGGTTCGGGGAAATCCACTTCAATGGCGGCACTGATTCAACGCCGCAACGAACACCATCAAGGTCATATTTTAACCATCGAAGACCCGATTGAGTACACCTTTCACCACAACCGTTCGATCATTGGGCAACGCGAAGTCGGTTTTGATACCTTAAGTTACGCCAATGCGATGCGTGAAGCGATGCGCGAAGCACCGGACATGATTATGGTCGGGGAAGTGCGTGATACGGAAACCATGAGCGCGGTGCTCGGCTTTGCCGATACCGGTCATTTAGTGCTGTCGACCTTGCACGCCACCAACGTTATCCAAGCGTTAGAACGCATCCTGTATTTATTCCCCAGCGAAAACAAAAGCCGGATATTGATGGATTTATCTCTTAACCTACGTGCTATCGTCGCGCAACGCCTTGTGCCGGGAAAACAGGACAGTTTGCACCTAGCCGCTGAAGTTTTAATCAACACACCTTATGTTGCCGAATTAATCCGCAAAGGTAATCTTAATGATTTACGTGATATTATTGCCAAGGGCGGCAGCGATGGAATGCAAAGTTTTGATCAGGCATTATTAAAACTTTACCGCGAAGAACACATCAGCAAAGCCCGCGCATTAGAATACGCCAGCTCCCGCAATGACATGGAATGGCAACTCAATTTTGGTGCGGGTGAAACCACCAATGGTGCATCCAAACCCCAGATGCCGGAAATTATTGATGGTATAGCCGCGTAA
- the bioD gene encoding dethiobiotin synthase — MSNVVTDERAWLAATGIARARGVFITATDTGAGKTWVSRRLIAALRANGLDVVARKPVESGWNAADVTTTDAWQLAQAADIDPAQVCRHHFHAPLSPPRAAAQEGVTLSIATLAQACWAGVTGSQYVLVEGAGGFYSPLAADGLNADLAVALGLPVLLVTEDRVGCLNPVLLSLEAAQRRGLQIAGIVLNRRNSPPAGMNNAADLRAFTSVPLWQTA, encoded by the coding sequence ATGTCAAATGTGGTCACTGATGAACGGGCGTGGTTAGCCGCCACAGGTATTGCGCGTGCTCGTGGGGTGTTTATAACCGCCACGGATACGGGTGCGGGTAAAACCTGGGTGAGTCGGCGTTTGATTGCTGCATTACGCGCGAATGGGCTGGATGTGGTGGCACGTAAACCGGTGGAATCGGGCTGGAATGCGGCGGATGTGACCACCACGGATGCTTGGCAATTGGCACAAGCGGCAGATATTGACCCGGCGCAGGTTTGCCGTCATCACTTTCACGCGCCGTTATCACCACCGCGTGCGGCGGCACAAGAAGGCGTGACTTTAAGCATTGCTACGCTGGCACAAGCGTGTTGGGCTGGCGTGACAGGTTCGCAGTATGTGCTGGTGGAAGGTGCAGGTGGTTTTTACTCGCCGTTGGCAGCGGATGGCTTAAATGCGGATTTGGCAGTTGCCTTGGGGTTGCCGGTATTATTAGTCACGGAAGACCGGGTGGGTTGCCTCAACCCGGTGTTATTGAGTTTGGAAGCGGCACAGCGGCGCGGTTTGCAGATAGCGGGGATTGTGCTGAATCGGCGTAATTCCCCGCCTGCGGGCATGAATAATGCAGCGGATTTACGTGCATTTACCTCTGTTCCATTATGGCAAACCGCTTAA
- a CDS encoding DUF1566 domain-containing protein, which yields MKMTKLTALFAVGYVFLGTQTPLLAAQECNNRQALNANMGRFISHANGTVTDTQTQLMWKQCMEGQRGTRCFGQAEVLPWDRALQTAYSASQAHFAGYGDWRLPTVEELLSVVDKQCREPAINLSIFPATPASSLWSGNQSDPNAWSVDFGAGRPFQSFKAGGKYVRLVRNLH from the coding sequence ATGAAAATGACCAAATTGACTGCGTTATTCGCAGTGGGCTACGTATTCCTAGGGACACAAACACCTTTATTGGCTGCACAAGAATGCAATAACAGGCAAGCGTTAAACGCCAATATGGGACGATTCATAAGCCACGCTAATGGAACAGTAACAGACACCCAAACTCAGCTCATGTGGAAGCAATGCATGGAAGGTCAACGCGGCACGCGCTGCTTTGGTCAAGCCGAAGTATTACCGTGGGATCGCGCTTTGCAAACCGCTTACTCCGCCAGTCAGGCGCACTTCGCGGGTTACGGTGATTGGCGATTACCCACAGTAGAAGAATTACTCAGCGTGGTAGATAAGCAATGCCGCGAACCTGCGATTAACTTAAGCATTTTTCCTGCAACACCCGCCAGCAGCTTGTGGTCGGGCAATCAATCCGACCCGAATGCGTGGAGCGTTGATTTTGGTGCAGGCCGCCCGTTCCAGTCCTTTAAGGCTGGCGGCAAGTACGTCCGCTTGGTGCGCAATTTACACTAA
- a CDS encoding alkene reductase: MTTLFDTAQVGCLTLRNRIIMAPLTRCRAAAGRVPNALMAHYYQQRASAGLILSEATAVTPMGVGYPDTPGIWSAEQVEGWKLITNAVHQAGGLIFCQLWHVGRISDSSYLNGALPVAPSAIAAEGHVSLVRPEKSYETPRALDTHEIAGIVAAYRAGAENAKLAGFDGVEIHGANGYLLDQFLQDSTNQRTDAYGGSLENRARLMLEVTDAAIEVWGAARVGMHLAPRCDAHTMGDSNPLATFTYVAQELGKRNIAFIFTREAVGDDSISPAMKQAFGGFFIANENFDAQSTQHILETGNADAVAFGKAFIANPDLPRRLQENLPLNPPNFNTFYPMGAADFALGYTDYPFAD; encoded by the coding sequence ATGACTACCTTATTCGACACTGCCCAAGTAGGCTGCCTCACCTTACGTAACCGCATCATTATGGCTCCGCTCACCCGTTGCCGTGCTGCTGCCGGACGTGTTCCCAACGCGCTCATGGCGCACTATTACCAACAACGTGCCAGTGCGGGCTTAATCCTGAGTGAAGCTACTGCCGTTACCCCGATGGGTGTGGGCTACCCCGATACACCGGGGATTTGGTCAGCGGAACAAGTCGAAGGCTGGAAATTAATCACCAATGCCGTGCATCAAGCAGGCGGGCTAATCTTTTGCCAGTTGTGGCATGTCGGGCGCATTTCTGACTCCAGCTATTTAAATGGCGCATTGCCGGTGGCTCCCAGCGCGATTGCCGCTGAAGGCCACGTCAGTTTAGTGCGCCCCGAAAAATCCTACGAAACACCCCGCGCTTTAGACACCCACGAAATCGCTGGCATTGTTGCCGCTTACCGGGCAGGTGCGGAAAATGCCAAACTCGCGGGCTTTGATGGGGTGGAAATTCACGGGGCGAATGGCTATTTACTCGACCAGTTTCTGCAAGACAGCACCAACCAGCGCACAGACGCTTACGGCGGATCACTGGAAAATCGGGCGCGTTTAATGCTTGAAGTCACCGATGCGGCAATTGAGGTGTGGGGTGCGGCACGAGTCGGAATGCACCTTGCACCACGCTGCGACGCGCACACAATGGGCGATTCTAACCCACTGGCGACATTCACTTATGTAGCGCAGGAGCTAGGCAAGCGCAATATCGCGTTTATTTTTACCCGCGAAGCAGTCGGTGATGACAGCATCAGCCCCGCTATGAAACAAGCGTTCGGCGGCTTTTTCATCGCTAATGAAAACTTTGATGCACAAAGCACACAACACATCTTGGAAACGGGCAATGCTGATGCGGTAGCATTTGGTAAGGCATTCATTGCCAACCCTGATTTGCCGCGCCGTTTGCAAGAAAATCTGCCGTTGAATCCACCCAACTTCAACACCTTTTACCCAATGGGCGCGGCAGATTTCGCGTTGGGGTATACCGATTACCCATTTGCTGATTAA
- a CDS encoding complex I subunit 4 family protein, with amino-acid sequence MTDFPLLSLLLLMLPLGALLTGLIPWLDARWAALTTALLVFAVTIVVVVGFDPTQMGFQFVENSPWMPGLGIYYRLGVDGLSVLFLPFTALLFVAVILASWNAIRTLPRFYFALLLVLECTILGIFTALDTILFFLFWELTLLPLFFLISLWGSGANRRYAGVKYSLFMLVGGLPILIGFVIMAIHNPGGLSFAYTDLLQNSRDYGVQVTVFFLLLLGFGVKIPLFPLHTWLPVVAQEGPATTVALLTGLKVGAYGLLRFALPLAPQAAYEYRWVLVGLGMIGVLYGAVAALSQTSLRRMLAFSSLSHVGLVVLGIAAFSPQGMQGAVFQLLNFTVVAGGLFLITGFLHQRTGSTEVLSLGGVAKSMPLLASFFFFLGLAGIGMPATSGFPAEFLLIVSILEVHTGAGLVVLFVVVLGAAYFLNFYRKAFLGEARHDIIRDAPDLKKRELGILLVLSVVVLVFGFYPQGILDITETSSQYWVSLMLP; translated from the coding sequence ATGACTGATTTTCCTTTGTTGAGCTTGTTGTTATTGATGCTGCCGTTGGGGGCGTTGTTAACGGGGTTAATACCTTGGCTGGATGCGCGATGGGCGGCGTTGACCACCGCGTTATTGGTGTTTGCGGTAACGATTGTGGTGGTAGTGGGGTTTGATCCGACCCAAATGGGCTTTCAGTTTGTGGAAAACAGCCCTTGGATGCCGGGGTTGGGGATTTACTACCGCTTAGGGGTTGACGGTTTGTCGGTGTTATTCCTGCCGTTTACCGCGCTGTTGTTTGTGGCGGTTATTTTGGCTTCTTGGAATGCGATTCGTACTTTGCCACGCTTTTATTTTGCGTTGTTATTGGTGTTGGAATGCACGATTTTGGGCATTTTCACCGCGCTGGATACCATTTTATTCTTCCTGTTCTGGGAATTGACGTTGTTACCGTTATTTTTCCTGATCAGTTTGTGGGGCAGTGGTGCGAATCGGCGTTACGCAGGGGTGAAATACAGCTTGTTCATGTTGGTGGGTGGGTTGCCGATCCTGATTGGGTTCGTGATTATGGCGATCCATAACCCCGGCGGCTTGAGCTTTGCGTATACCGATTTGCTGCAAAATAGCCGTGATTACGGGGTGCAAGTCACGGTGTTTTTCCTGTTATTGCTGGGTTTTGGGGTAAAAATACCATTGTTCCCGCTGCATACTTGGTTGCCAGTAGTGGCGCAGGAAGGCCCGGCGACGACGGTGGCGTTACTCACTGGCCTGAAAGTAGGTGCGTATGGGCTGTTGCGTTTTGCCTTGCCATTGGCTCCGCAAGCGGCTTACGAATACCGTTGGGTATTGGTAGGTTTGGGCATGATTGGGGTGCTGTATGGCGCGGTGGCTGCGTTGAGCCAAACCAGTTTGCGGCGCATGTTGGCGTTTTCCTCATTGAGCCACGTGGGTTTGGTGGTGCTGGGGATTGCAGCATTTAGCCCGCAGGGAATGCAGGGGGCGGTGTTCCAACTGTTGAACTTTACTGTGGTGGCGGGCGGCTTATTCCTGATTACCGGATTTTTACATCAACGCACTGGTTCGACTGAAGTGTTAAGTTTGGGCGGTGTGGCGAAATCCATGCCATTGCTGGCTTCGTTTTTCTTCTTCCTCGGCTTGGCGGGCATTGGAATGCCTGCGACTAGCGGGTTCCCGGCGGAATTTTTATTGATTGTGAGTATTCTGGAAGTACACACCGGGGCGGGTTTGGTCGTGCTGTTTGTGGTGGTGCTGGGTGCAGCGTATTTCTTAAACTTTTACCGCAAAGCCTTTTTGGGCGAAGCACGTCACGACATTATCCGCGATGCCCCTGACTTGAAAAAGCGCGAGCTGGGTATTTTGCTGGTGTTGTCCGTGGTGGTGCTGGTATTCGGATTTTATCCGCAGGGGATTTTGGATATTACTGAAACCAGCAGCCAGTATTGGGTGAGTTTGATGTTGCCATAA
- a CDS encoding complex I subunit 4 family protein — MTFTEIQANTPLLAVLQVLPLLTGLLLIRVRGEAALALAGITSVTQLLLAVSLYLRFDSSLPAGTMQFAEHIPLLGALHYHAAVDGIGVLFVLLSSLLGLLSVMFILIRKLHESSILAVMMGIQATLISQFVTVDLLWFTLMGLVEIVLVAHITRRWPTFHDIQPTLVRFLQFMTVGWMLLLLGTLLLGWSYADAHQGQWSFSLYELVKLDLPQGSMVGTLVFFALFYGLGVRIPLFPLHGWLPSFMINGNVAVAPIYLLGLKVGVFGLLHFVFPIVPEAVQEWHTIATIFAASGVFYAAFLAMRQQTLREMLAFAVISHTGILTIGLFSLHPMGFRGSVLLAVNFGVAITGLALMSGMVWQRTRTTRMSKLGGLFDYIPTVGLGFLVAGLAIVGMPGTPGFDGVHFVLEGAIKRFGALVTIAAALGNLVAAGFLLRAFQRAFLGQATVDTSRWDKSPTYLAETVMAIAVILIIVGVGFYSAPWTALIAEPVKGLAALFPELNTPNLHGGAH, encoded by the coding sequence ATGACGTTTACTGAAATCCAAGCAAACACCCCGTTACTCGCGGTATTACAGGTCTTGCCATTGCTTACTGGGTTATTGCTGATTCGGGTGCGCGGGGAAGCTGCTTTGGCCTTGGCAGGGATAACTTCGGTGACACAATTGTTGTTGGCGGTGAGTTTGTACCTGCGCTTTGACAGCAGTTTACCCGCAGGCACGATGCAATTTGCGGAACACATTCCCTTGCTGGGGGCGTTGCACTACCACGCGGCGGTGGATGGTATTGGGGTGCTGTTTGTATTGTTAAGCAGCTTGTTGGGTTTATTGAGCGTCATGTTCATCCTGATCCGTAAGTTGCACGAAAGCTCGATACTAGCGGTCATGATGGGGATTCAGGCAACCCTGATCAGTCAGTTTGTCACGGTGGATTTGCTGTGGTTTACCTTGATGGGTTTGGTGGAAATCGTGCTGGTGGCGCACATCACGCGCCGCTGGCCGACGTTTCACGATATTCAGCCGACACTGGTGCGCTTTCTGCAATTCATGACTGTGGGCTGGATGTTACTGTTGTTGGGAACGTTATTGCTGGGTTGGAGTTACGCAGATGCGCACCAAGGGCAGTGGAGTTTCAGCTTGTATGAGCTGGTGAAACTGGATTTACCGCAAGGCAGCATGGTCGGTACGCTGGTGTTTTTCGCGCTGTTTTATGGGCTTGGGGTGCGGATTCCGTTGTTTCCGCTGCATGGCTGGTTGCCGAGCTTTATGATTAACGGCAATGTGGCGGTCGCGCCGATTTATTTGCTGGGTTTGAAAGTGGGCGTATTTGGCTTGCTGCATTTTGTGTTTCCGATAGTGCCGGAGGCGGTGCAGGAATGGCACACAATTGCGACGATTTTTGCCGCCAGCGGGGTGTTTTACGCAGCATTTTTGGCAATGCGTCAGCAAACCCTGCGGGAAATGTTGGCCTTCGCGGTGATTAGCCATACCGGGATTTTAACGATTGGTTTGTTTAGTTTGCACCCGATGGGATTCCGGGGCAGTGTGTTACTGGCGGTTAACTTTGGGGTGGCGATTACCGGGTTGGCGTTAATGAGCGGCATGGTGTGGCAGCGCACCCGCACTACACGCATGAGTAAGCTGGGCGGTTTGTTTGATTACATTCCGACGGTGGGCTTAGGGTTCTTGGTAGCGGGTTTGGCGATTGTGGGAATGCCGGGAACGCCGGGTTTCGACGGGGTGCATTTCGTGCTGGAAGGTGCGATTAAACGCTTCGGCGCATTAGTCACGATTGCGGCGGCTTTGGGGAACTTGGTGGCGGCGGGCTTTTTGTTACGCGCGTTTCAACGTGCTTTCTTGGGGCAAGCCACCGTGGATACCTCTCGTTGGGATAAAAGCCCTACCTATTTGGCAGAAACCGTGATGGCTATCGCTGTCATTTTGATTATTGTGGGGGTGGGATTTTATTCCGCACCTTGGACGGCGTTAATTGCCGAGCCGGTGAAAGGCTTGGCGGCGTTGTTTCCTGAGTTAAATACACCGAACCTGCATGGGGGGGCGCACTAA
- a CDS encoding proton-conducting transporter membrane subunit has translation MPDLWLLLIPGLPLLAACWIAARLLLRWGRGDEAEYLTAYSVMGAGALSLLLIVVAAVQVVITGAAQQVLLLPWLHSGTYHADISFRLDGLSLSVAAVVALITLLVTRFSMNYLHREPGFQRFFMVLALFAAAMQLIVLAGSAWLAFVGWELAGASSYLLIAYNWQSKTATRNATRAFVTNRVGDAGFLLGLFMAFTWFHSVEWDVLLTPHSEVSSLMVGVTAVGFMLAALVKSAQFPFSAWITRALEGPTPSSTVFYGAVMVHAGIYLLLRIHPLLEQAPALQYVLLLLGVLTLLYGWLGGLVQSDIKTSLLFSTLAQTGLMLVEIALGWYTLALVHLLSHAVWRTYQFLHSPSFALHVEWQPAPLAPAWLRRWPWLRNAALQRFWLDPLADWLLVKPTQALSHETQIFDEQILDKLTGTPIHHCCISTLAEMQALQQGTLRLENSVGVGSGLFGKAMQGIAEPLEWLENRLLLQQDGGKAKQRLDKLGGYLDRIERLLTQPRYLMLLVTVTLVVIF, from the coding sequence ATGCCTGATTTATGGTTGTTATTGATTCCGGGGTTGCCGTTGTTGGCGGCGTGCTGGATTGCCGCACGGTTGTTGTTACGTTGGGGGCGCGGTGATGAGGCCGAATACCTCACGGCTTACAGCGTAATGGGTGCGGGGGCGTTGAGTTTGCTGTTAATTGTGGTTGCGGCAGTGCAAGTGGTCATTACGGGTGCGGCGCAGCAAGTGTTGTTATTACCCTGGTTGCACAGTGGCACGTATCACGCCGACATCAGTTTCCGGCTGGATGGCTTGAGTTTGAGCGTGGCGGCGGTGGTGGCGTTGATTACGTTGCTGGTGACGCGCTTTTCGATGAATTATTTGCACCGTGAACCGGGGTTTCAACGCTTTTTCATGGTCTTGGCTTTGTTTGCGGCAGCGATGCAATTGATCGTGCTGGCGGGGAGCGCGTGGTTGGCCTTCGTGGGGTGGGAATTGGCAGGGGCAAGCTCGTATTTGCTGATCGCTTACAATTGGCAGAGTAAAACGGCTACCCGCAATGCGACCCGCGCGTTTGTGACTAACCGGGTGGGGGACGCGGGTTTTCTGCTGGGGCTGTTTATGGCGTTTACTTGGTTTCACAGTGTGGAATGGGATGTGTTGTTAACCCCGCACAGTGAGGTGTCCAGCTTGATGGTGGGGGTAACTGCGGTAGGTTTCATGCTGGCAGCGTTGGTGAAATCGGCGCAATTCCCGTTTTCGGCGTGGATTACCCGTGCGCTGGAAGGGCCTACGCCATCGAGTACAGTATTTTACGGGGCGGTAATGGTACACGCGGGGATTTACCTGTTGTTACGGATTCACCCGTTGTTGGAACAAGCTCCTGCGTTGCAATACGTGCTGCTGTTGCTGGGTGTATTGACGCTGTTGTACGGCTGGTTGGGCGGTTTGGTACAAAGCGATATTAAAACCTCGTTGCTGTTTTCGACCTTGGCGCAAACCGGTTTGATGTTGGTGGAAATTGCCTTGGGGTGGTACACGCTGGCATTGGTGCATTTGTTGTCGCACGCGGTGTGGCGCACCTACCAGTTTTTGCATTCGCCCTCGTTTGCACTGCATGTGGAATGGCAGCCTGCACCGCTTGCACCTGCTTGGTTACGTCGTTGGCCTTGGTTGCGTAATGCCGCGTTACAGCGTTTCTGGCTCGACCCCTTAGCCGATTGGCTGTTGGTCAAACCGACGCAGGCGTTGTCGCACGAAACCCAGATTTTTGACGAGCAAATTCTGGATAAATTAACCGGCACGCCGATCCACCATTGCTGCATTTCAACCTTGGCGGAAATGCAGGCGTTGCAGCAAGGCACATTACGCTTGGAAAACAGCGTCGGGGTCGGTTCCGGGTTGTTTGGGAAAGCGATGCAAGGCATTGCCGAACCGTTAGAATGGCTGGAAAACCGTTTGTTATTGCAGCAAGACGGCGGCAAAGCCAAACAACGGCTGGATAAGTTGGGCGGTTATCTGGATCGCATTGAGCGGTTATTAACCCAGCCGCGTTATTTGATGTTGCTGGTGACAGTAACGCTAGTCGTGATTTTCTAG